CATTTAAAACAACCATCTCGTTGCTTTTATTGAACATTTTAAATGGATCAGGATCTTGAAGTGCTAATGGCTTATAACCTTCAATTATATTAGAACCAAATACAATATCTGCTCCTATAATGGTAGCAAACGAACTTAAGGTTGCTTTTTTAACAAAATCTCTTCTTTTCAAAATTATTATATTTTTATATCCAGTAAAATAAACGTTTAAGCGCAACTTCAGAATAAACCAAAAAAATAGATCGCTACAACTAACAATATATAGATAAACTCCAGACTATTGAACTCCAGATTATTAAAAGTAGCAATTTCACAATTTGCACTAAGTAACTTAAGTTACACACTTGAGCCGTGCTAGGCTGAAAACTAAAGCAACTTAATTCAGAAGACATAATTGCAAATCATCAGCATACTAATGCTAGAAACAAGTATTGGAAATGTATCTTCAACTCAAAATATTCAATCTCAACCCAAAAAATCAATATTGATTTCTCAGAAGAATTGATAAAGAGCATAAAAATATGTTTTGTAATGAATAATTAAAATTGGTTTTACTTAATCTTTTAAGACTATCAAATATGCCAAGCAAACAGAAGACTTTTCGACTAAGGCCATACCCTCGTGGGTTCCATTTAATTGAAAATGAGAAGGGAAAAAAGAAAACATCCCTCGGTGTCTATAAAAAAATAATTATGAAGTATAGATTATAATGCTGCGAGGGAGAACTAAAGCAGTTGCGTCTAAAGAGAAAAATAAAAAGACATGCAACATTTAATTAAAGCTCTATCGCTCGTACTGATAATATTTTCAACTTTTAAACTAAGCGCTAATGAGCCCAAGAAATCTTCATTTTCACTTATTGAAAATGTGACTGGCGAATGGATAATTAATCTAAACGCATCTATTACCGCCTTCCAATATGAATTAGAGTTTCAAGAGCGTGCAACTAACTATACTAGTATTGAGGAATTTAAACAGGTACTACTTAAGCATATCAAAGAAAGTATACACTTGACTATTAATGGAGGAATCAAACCTATACTTTTAGAAGGAGAAGTAATGGTTGATAAAACGACCACTGTAGCCTTCAAACTTGGTGGGCTTCCTGACCATATCGAGCAAGTGTATCTAAAAAATGAAAGTTTCACTCACATAAATAGTGACAAATTTATTTTTATTATCAGTAAACTGGGGCTTGCAAATCAAGAATTCATTGTCAGTACTGCAACTAACAACCAGTTAAATATAATTATCAATGAAAATGAAATCACTCCTACAGCAATCCCCATTAAATCTAACTTATCCAGTATTTCTATCCTTGCAACCGCAGTAGGTTTATTAGTTTTTATTATTGCGAAAGGTCAAAAATTAACTGGGAGAAAGATGGATTCCTATTATTATTAACAACAATTTGGTGATTAATGATGGAGACAGTCTAGAGAATTTACTTTAAAAAACTACTTCCTGCAAATATTTTGTAGTCTATGCCTCACCCAAGGCATCGGTCTGTCACTAATTTTTTTCCACGCTTCATCGAAAGATGCATTGCTAAAAAATACCGTAAGTATTTTTTTTGTATATTTAAAAAATGCAAATCATCTATTAATAATACAAAATGGGGGAGTATTATAACTATTTGATAAATCTGGGGATGCAGCCAGAATTAGATAAGCTGGAAATCAATCGAATTAAGCTGATTAATTCTGTAGCTTTCTTTTCTACAGCTACTTGCTTGGTAATTGGAATATTAACTATTTTCGAGGGTTTACTGGTTCAATCGGTCTTCATATTTACGGCAGGTGTGCTATTTGCAGTCACCTTCATATTTAGCTACTATCATAAACATCCTCAAGGCAGAAGCTACCTAGTAAGTGTTGGATCTCTCCTCATTATCGGCCTGGCAGTTAATGCTTATCGTAATCAATTATATACTGACACTGAAAATATTTTATTTGCCTTTATGGCTTTATCTATCTTAATTTTCAGTGGTCCCTCTCAACATTATCGCTATTGGGTTCTATTTGGCATCATCATTTACTTAAAATTCCTTAAGGCTCAGTATAGTAGTCAGGTGTTAGACCTATCCTTCTATATCTTAATACAAAACACCACAGTTCTTGCAATTTTACTATATTCTTTCCTCGTCTATTTTTATCGCGCGTTTACAAGTTCTGTGAAAGCTTTGGATGAATCTGAAAAAACACTTTACAATTTAATTGATAATGTCTCCCTTTTCGTTGCTTTATTCAATCCGGATGGGACATACAAAGTGGTGAATCGGCATTATGAAAAGGCTTTGAATCTGAAAAAAGAACAGATTCAAGGAAAGCGTGCGCAAGAAGTATTTCCTCAAGATATTGCCAATTGGCAAAGCGATGTAGTTAAAGAAGCAGTGAGAACAGGAGAATCCATTAAAACCAAAAAGTCCTTTCTATTACCAAATGGCAGTTCTTTTGTAGGTTTTGGAAGAGCAAACCCCATAAAAAATGCTAATGGCGATGTAATTGCTGTAGCTGGATACATTAATGATATCAGCGAACTAGAAAATATAAGGCGAAAACTGGAAGAAGTAAATCAGTCAAAGGATAGAGTATTTTCTATCGTTACGCATGACATCAGAAGTCCATTAAATACGTTTGAAGGAATCTTAAATAGTACAAGATATCAAATCATTACTTCCGAAAACTTTGGTGAATTCATTGAAAAGCTAAAAAGTGAATTTACTCCCATTAAAGAGACTATAGATGATTTATTTCGCTGGGCAAAGGCTAATATGGAAGATATTGAAGCTAATATAATAGAATTTGACTCAGATAAA
This is a stretch of genomic DNA from Marivirga harenae. It encodes these proteins:
- a CDS encoding PAS domain-containing sensor histidine kinase, which produces MQPELDKLEINRIKLINSVAFFSTATCLVIGILTIFEGLLVQSVFIFTAGVLFAVTFIFSYYHKHPQGRSYLVSVGSLLIIGLAVNAYRNQLYTDTENILFAFMALSILIFSGPSQHYRYWVLFGIIIYLKFLKAQYSSQVLDLSFYILIQNTTVLAILLYSFLVYFYRAFTSSVKALDESEKTLYNLIDNVSLFVALFNPDGTYKVVNRHYEKALNLKKEQIQGKRAQEVFPQDIANWQSDVVKEAVRTGESIKTKKSFLLPNGSSFVGFGRANPIKNANGDVIAVAGYINDISELENIRRKLEEVNQSKDRVFSIVTHDIRSPLNTFEGILNSTRYQIITSENFGEFIEKLKSEFTPIKETIDDLFRWAKANMEDIEANIIEFDSDKIIKEMIEGSSSLANQKEIKVEIKGECLKLKMDPDHFKIALRNLIQNAIKFSNIGATVTINQYQDTKNLFVTVEDEGMGISSEQIDAIKSGTACKPNYGTAGELGSGIGLSMVKELLIKNRCDLHLQSEMKKGTIFSIVCLKQV